One part of the Pseudoliparis swirei isolate HS2019 ecotype Mariana Trench chromosome 6, NWPU_hadal_v1, whole genome shotgun sequence genome encodes these proteins:
- the tle3a gene encoding transducin-like enhancer protein 3-A, which yields MYPQGRHPAPHQPGQPGFKFTVAESCDRIKDEFQFLQAQYHSLKVEYDKLANEKTEMQRHYVMYYEMSYGLNIEMHKQTEIAKRLNAILAQIMPFLSQEHQQQIAQAVERAKQVTMTELNAIIGVRGLPNLPLTQQQAGYPALMQQQLQAQHLSHAAHGPPVQLPPHPSGLQPPGIPPVAGAGSGLLALGALGSQAHLPVKDEKNHHDLEHRENTNNSVSPSESLRTASEKHRSSSDYSLDSKKRKVEEKDSLSRYDSDGEKSDDLVVDVSNEDPATPRTSPTHSPPENGIDKPRPPKKDTPNSPASVASSGSTPSAKAKELSHNDKSSTPGLKSNTPTPRNDAPTPGTSSTPGLRPILGKPPGLEALAAPALRTPLSIAGSYPTPFAMMGHDMNGGLTSPGVYAGLHISPQMSAAAAAAYGRSPMGFDPHSHMRAAGLPTSLTSISGGKPAYSFHVSADGQMQPVPFPPDALIGPGIPRHARQINTLSHGEVVCAVTISNPTRHVYTGGKGCVKIWDISQPGSKSPVSQLDCLNRDNYIRSCKLLPDGRTLIVGGEASTLTIWDLASQTPRIKAELTSSAPACYALAISPDAKVCFSCCSDGNIAVWDLHNQTLVRQFQGHTDGASCIDISHDGTKLWTGGLDNTVRSWDLREGRQLQQHDFNSQIFSLGYCPTGEWLAVGMESSNVEVLHHSKPDKYQLHLHESCVLSLKFAYCGKWFVSTGKDNLLNAWRTPYGASIFQSKESSSVLSCDISSDDKYIVTGSGDKKATVYEVIY from the exons ATGTATCCACAAGGCCGACATCCG GCTCCACATCAGCCCGGTCAGCCTGGCTTCAAATTCACTGTAGCCGAGTCTTGTGACAGGATTAAAGATGAATTTCAGTTCCTGCAAGCCCAGTATCACAG TCTTAAGGTGGAGTATGACAAACTGGCCAATGAGAAGACAGAGATGCAGCGCCACTATGTCATG taTTATGAGATGTCCTACGGGCTGAACATAGAGATGCACAAACAG ACGGAGATTGCCAAGCGGCTCAACGCAATTTTAGCTCAAATTATGCCTTTCCTGTCACAAGAG caccagcagcagattGCTCAGGCAGTAGAGCGGGCGAAGCAGGTGACTATGACCGAGCTGAATGCTATCATCGGGGTACGTGGCCTTCCCAATCTGCCTCTCACC cagcagcaggctggcTACCCGGCTCTCATG cagcagcagctccaggcaCAGCACCTCTCCCATGCTGCTCACGGGCCTCCGGTCCAGCTGCCGCCTCACCCTTCAGGCCTCCAGCCGCCTGGCATCCCCCCTGTGGCAGGCGCCGGGTCAGGCCTGCTGGCGCTGGGTGCCCTGGGCAGCCAAGCCCACCTCCCAGTGAAGGATGAGAAGAACCACCATGACCTCGAACACCGAG AGAACACG AATAATTCCGTATCCCCCTCCGAAAGCTTACGCACAGCCAGTGAGAAGCACCGCAGCTCTTCTGACTACAGTTTGGACTCTAAGAAACGcaaagtggaggagaaggacagtTTGAGCAGATAT GACAGTGACGGAGAGAAAAGTGATGACCTGGTGGTAGACGTATCTAATGAG GACCCTGCCACTCCACGAACAAGCCCCACCCACTCGCCTCCTGAAAATGGCAttgataagccccgccctccaAAGAAAGACACACCCAACAGCCCTGCATCAGTGGCATCCTCTGGGAGCACCCCTTCAGCCAAGGCCAAGGAGCTAAGTCAT AATGACAAATCTTCCACGCCTGGCCTCAAGTCCAACACCCCCACTCCCCGCAACGATGCCCCCACCCCTGGCACCAGCTCCACCCCTGGGCTCAGACCCATTCTGGGCAAACCACCAGGCTTGGAGGCTTTAG CAGCGCCAGCTTTGCGTACTCCTCTGTCGATCGCTGGCTCCTACCCTACCCCCTTTGCCATGATGGGCCATGACATGAATGGAGGCCTCACCAGTCCTGGTGTGTACGCTGGTCTGCACATCTCCCCTCAGATGAgcgctgcagcagctgcagcctaTGGACGCTCCCCGATG GGGTTTGATCCTCACAGCCACATGCGTGCTGCAGGCCTTCCTACCAGCCTCACATCAATTTCGGGTGGCAAACC GGCTTACTCCTTCCACGTGAGTGCAGACGGTCAGATGCAGCCCGTGCCCTTCCCGCCTGACGCACTGATCGGCCCGGGTATTCCACGCCACGCCCGCCAGATCAACACGCTGAGCCACGGCGAAGTGGTTTGCGCTGTTACCATTAGCAACCCCACACGTCATGTCTATACTGGTGGCAAAGGCTGTGTCAAGATCTGGGACATCAGCCAACCTGGCAGCAAGAGTCCCGTGTCCCAACTGGACTGCCTG AACAGGGATAACTACATCCGCTCCTGTAAGCTGCTGCCTGATGGCCGCACATTGATTGTCGGAGGCGAGGCCAGCACATTGACCATCTGGGATCTGGCCTCTCAGACGCCCCGCATCAAGGCAGAGCTCACATCCTCGGCCCCGGCATGCTACGCCTTGGCCATCAGCCCCGACGCCAAAGTCTGCTTCTCCTGCTGCAGCGATGGAAACATTGCTGTTTGGGACCTGCACAACCAGACTCTTGTCAG GCAGTTTCAGGGTCACACGGATGGTGCTAGCTGTATTGACATATCCCATGATGGCACTAAGCTTTGGACAGGTGGCCTTGACAACACTGTGCGCTCCTGGGATCTGAGGGAGGGtcggcagctgcagcagcatgaCTTCAATTCACAG ATCTTCTCCCTGGGCTACTGTCCAACTGGAGAGTGGCTTGCTGTGGGCATGGAGAGCAGCAACGTGGAGGTGCTCCACCACTCAAAGCCTGACAAGTACCAGCTCCACCTGCACGAGAGCTGTGTCCTCTCCCTCAAGTTCGCCTACTGTG GTAAATGGTTCGTCAGCACTGGGAAGGACAATTTGTTGAATGCTTGGAGGACTCCTTACGGCGCCAGCATATTCCAG TCCAAGGAATCCTCATCCGTTCTAAGCTGTGACATCTCGTCAGACGACAAGTATATTGTGACCGGCTCTGGAGACAAGAAGGCCACTGTCTATGAAGTGATCTACTAG